GGCCGACTATCTGCCCCAGGTGCGGGCGCTGTGCGATGCCCACGGAATCCTGCTCATCCTCGACGAGGTCATGGTGGGCTTTGGTCGTACCGGCGCCTGGTTCGCCGCTGACCATTGGAAGGTGACCGCCGACCTGATCTGCTTCGCCAAGGGTGTGAACTCGGGCTACGTGCCCCTGGGCGGAGTGATCATGACGAACGCCATCGCCGAGACCTTCGCCACGCGCGCCTACCAGGGTGGTCTCACCTACTCGGGGCACCCGCTGGCCTGCGCGGCGGCCGTGGGGGCGATAAGGGCTATGGAGGATGACCACATCGTGGAACACGCGGCCCAGATTGGCGCAGATGTGCTCGGCCCGGGTTTGGCCGAACTGGCCACGCGGCATCCCTCGGTGGGCGAGGTGCGGGGCCGGGGCTGCTTCTTTGCCGTCGAGTTGGTGAAGGATCCCCACACCCGTGAAGGGCTGGTGCCGTTCAACGCATCGGGCGAGGCGGCCAAGCCAATGGTGGAGGTGGTCAACGCCTGCAAGAGTGCCGGCCTCTGGCCCTTCGCTCATTTCAACCGCATTCACATGGCGCCGCCGCTCATCGTGAGCGAGGAGGAAGTGGCTCGGGCGCTGGCCATCCTCGACGACGCGCTCGCGGTGGCCGATGGTTTTGTGACCTGAGGTGTCGGTTGTCCTGTTCGACCTCGACGGCACGCTCACCGATCCCAAGGAGGGCATCACCAAGTCGGTGCAGCACGCGCTGCGCGCCATCGGCCAGCCCGCCGACGACCTCGACGCCCTCACGGGCTTCATCGGTCCGCCGCTGAGGGAATCGTTCCGGGAGATCGCCGGACTCAACGCCGGCGAAGTCGAGGCCGCCATTGACGCCTATCGGGAGTACTTCGGGAAGCAAGGACTGTACGAGAACTTCGCCTACGCCGGCATCGAGGAGGTGCTGGCCGAACTCGCCGCCGAAGGGCGGCGGCTGGCGGTGGCCACCTCCAAGCCGGGAGTATTCGCCGAACCGATTCTCGACCGCTTTGGCTTACGGGGCTGGTTCGAAGTGGTGGCTGGGTCTGAACTCGATGGAACCCGCGCCCGCAAGAGCGAGGTCATCGCCTACGCCCTGGATCTTTTGGGCTGTGAGGCCAGCCGCCGGTGCGTGATGATCGGTGACCGCCAGCACGACATCGCGGGGGCGCATGAAGCCGGTGTTTCTTCTATCGGGGTGCTGTGGGGCTACGGCGGCATCGAAGAACTGATCCTCGCCGAACCGGACCGGCTCGCCGGGACGGTAGATGAGTTGCCGACCCTGGTGGCCGATCTCGCTCGCCGCTAGGCGGCGCTCTTTTCGAGGATGTGCACGCCACAGGCCGAACCGAGGCCAATGACATGGGCCAGGCCCACGCGGGCACCCTGGATCTGGCGGTCGCCAGCCTCGCCGCGGAGGTGGTGGCAGACCTCCCAGATGTTGGCAATGCCGGTGGCGGAAATCGGGTGTCCCTTGGACTGCAGGCCCCCGGAGACATTCACCGGCATGGTGCCATCTCGCCACGGGGCGCCGCTGGTGAAGAAGTCCACCGCTCCACCCTGCTCGCAGAGTTGGAGGTTGTCGTAATGGACGAGTTCCGCGGTGGCGAAGCAATCGTGTAGTTCCACCAGGTCGAGGTCGGCTGGACCCACACCGGCCTGCTCGTAGGCCTGGGTGGAAGCCATGCGGGTAAGGGTGTTCACATCGGGGAGGACCTGGCAACTCTCCGACCACGGATCGCTCGTGAGGACCGAGGCCGACACTTTCACCGCCCGCCGCTGCTGTTCCAGTGAAAGGGTCTTGAGTTTCGCTCCGGAGATGACCACCGCGGCGGCACCACCGTCGCAGTTGGCCGAGCACATTGGGCGGGTGTTGGGGTAGGCGATCATCATGTCGCCCATGATCTGCTCGAGGCTCATCTTCTTCGTGTAGGCGGCCAGCGGATTCAGCGTGGAGTGGCTGTGGTTCTTCTCGCTGATCTTGGCGAAGAGTTCAAAGCTTGTGCCGCCGTACTTGTGGCCGTATTCCATACCGATTTGGGCAAAGGTGCCCGGCATGTTGTTGGTGCCGATGCGGCCGTCGGTGTTGGTGACCGCGCCGTACCGACCGGAGGGCTCGTAGACGTTCTTTTCGCTCTTGGCCGTGCCGCCCGCGCCCAGCAGACCAGCCCCCGCGAGCTTCTCGACCCCCACGGCGAGGCCCATGTCGCATTCGCCGGCCTTGATTGCCATGATCGCCGTGCGCAAGGCGGTGGCCCCGGTGGCACAGGCGTTGGACACGTTGTACACAGGGATACCGGTTTGGCCGATCTGCTTCTGGAGTTGTTGCCCCAATCCGCCTCCGCCGATGAGGTTGCCCGCCGCCAGCACGCCCATGTCGGCCATCGTCACCCCACCGTCGGCCAAGGCCGCCATGGCGGCCTGGGCCGCTAGGTCCACCGTGTCCAGATCGGGGTGCTTGCCGAATTTGGTCATGTTGATTCCGAGGATCCAAATGTCGTCACTCATGGTCATGCCTCCAGGGGTGCAAAGCCGAAGCCGATGGCTTCGGTGCCGTCATCATCGGTTCCCACCACATAGGTGGTCAGTTTTACCTTCATGCCCAGCGCAACGTGATCGGGGTCGGGGTCGACGCCGATCACGTTGCCGCGCACGCTGGTGCCGTCGCAGTCCACCACTCCGGCCACGAAGGGCACCGGCACGCCAGGGGCGGCGAAGGCC
The sequence above is a segment of the Acidimicrobiia bacterium genome. Coding sequences within it:
- a CDS encoding thiolase family protein → MTMSDDIWILGINMTKFGKHPDLDTVDLAAQAAMAALADGGVTMADMGVLAAGNLIGGGGLGQQLQKQIGQTGIPVYNVSNACATGATALRTAIMAIKAGECDMGLAVGVEKLAGAGLLGAGGTAKSEKNVYEPSGRYGAVTNTDGRIGTNNMPGTFAQIGMEYGHKYGGTSFELFAKISEKNHSHSTLNPLAAYTKKMSLEQIMGDMMIAYPNTRPMCSANCDGGAAAVVISGAKLKTLSLEQQRRAVKVSASVLTSDPWSESCQVLPDVNTLTRMASTQAYEQAGVGPADLDLVELHDCFATAELVHYDNLQLCEQGGAVDFFTSGAPWRDGTMPVNVSGGLQSKGHPISATGIANIWEVCHHLRGEAGDRQIQGARVGLAHVIGLGSACGVHILEKSAA
- a CDS encoding HAD family hydrolase, whose protein sequence is MSVVLFDLDGTLTDPKEGITKSVQHALRAIGQPADDLDALTGFIGPPLRESFREIAGLNAGEVEAAIDAYREYFGKQGLYENFAYAGIEEVLAELAAEGRRLAVATSKPGVFAEPILDRFGLRGWFEVVAGSELDGTRARKSEVIAYALDLLGCEASRRCVMIGDRQHDIAGAHEAGVSSIGVLWGYGGIEELILAEPDRLAGTVDELPTLVADLARR